The window TTTCAGCCATTTTTTTTCTCATGTCTTTTGAATTTATCAATTTCTCTAGATTTTCAATAATTTCTTCATTGTTATTCTTCTTTAATATTATCCCATACTCACTATCTAAAATTACTTCTGGACTCCCACCTTTATTGGTAGCAATAATTGCACATTTTTCTAACCCTGCCTCAAGTACAGAAGTTGGTAATCCTTCTGGAAAATCAGTCGGTAGAATGAATATATCGCTTTGTTCAAGTAATTTCATAATTTTTTTATGTTCCATTCTACCAGTTATAAATATACGTGAATTTTTGTTGTTTTTTATTATATCATCATATAATTCACCATCACCTATAATAAATAAAACAATATTTTTATATTTTCTACTTATTATATCAAATGATTGTATTATCTTCAAGACCCCTTTTTCTTTTATAAGTCTACCCGTAAAAGCTATTAAAATACTTTCATCATTTAAATTGAATGTTTCTTTTACATTGAAATACTCGTCTTTTTCTATATTTTTATCTACAGAATTATAAAATACTCCTTTAGCTGTTATCTTGAAGTGTTTTAGCCATTCATTACATGCCAATGAAACTCCATAAAAAGAAGTAACATTCTTTTTGACAAAATATGAAATTAAATGCTCGTATATATGACCGAAAAAATCTAAAATTTGATTATTAACTGTAAAATGTCCAGTTCCATGATCTATTAATACTGTTTTTTTTACATTTTTCTTGGAAAAAATCGCTCCAATTAAGGAGTGAAAGTAAAATCTGGTATTTATAATTGAATAATCAAATTTCTCTTTTTTTAAACTCTTTATTATCCCTCTATTTTTTTTATTTGACTTTATTATCGGAAATCTACCATTTAACAAAGATATAACATCTACTCTAATGATTTTCATTCCCTCAATTTCTTCATATGTTTCTAAACCTTGTATATTTGAAGTAATAATAGTCACTTCATTTCCATTTTTTATAAATTCCTTCGCTATATGATAAGTATATCTTTCAACTCCACCTAAATTAGGTAGAAAATGAGCACTCCAAATAATTATTTTCAAATTTTTTCTCCTTATAAATTTATATATAATATCTCGAAACAAGTAATAAGACTAAGTATGCCATACTAAAATTTAAAAAAATGCCAGTATTAATGTCTAAAACATTTTCATTTACCCTTAACCTCAATTTTATTTTAGATATATACACAAAAAGAATTGGTAAAATGGGGAAAAAGTATCTTCCCTGAACACCATCAACAAATTTTTCACCGGGCTTTGTCCATGCAATATATAAAGCAGTCAAAATTCCTACATATGAACCTAGTAAATATAAAATCATGAATACATTCATTTTAAAATCCTTAGTAGGCATAATTCTTTTGGAGAAAGTGTGTATTAACAATAAAATAATATAAGCATATATCATCAAATAAGGAATTCTTGTATCTAGCCATCCTAAAACTCCTATTGAACTTTCTATATAAAACTGAGACATTTCACGTGTTGTTAAATAAACTGTTCCTATATAATCCATGATATTATGTTTTAAATAACTTATCTGCCCAACTGGACTTACAGGATTTTCAGGTGATAACACACTCCATCCTATATTAACTAAAAGAGTAAAAAATAAAATTGAAATAATGACAATACTATACTTTTTATATCCATTAAATTTTTTTACTGGTAATCCAATTAATAATAAAATAAACAATAAATATACTACTTTAATAGTGGTCGGCATAAATATACCAAGAAAAAAACATAATCCATATTTCCAGTTGAAAGTTTCTTCATTTAATAAATACAATCTTAGCATATAAGATATAAATAAAAAAGAAAAAGCATTTATTAATGCATCCGGGGAACATGAAATACCTTGTTGTATACTTAAAGGCATCAAAGCTAATGTCAAAAGAATATTTCCAATCTTCGGAACTTTCTTTATTGAAATATACATAATTAAAGTCCATACTCCAAAATTAAACAAACGCGACATAAAGAAAATGATCATAATTGGCAAATTAAAAGTCTCCCCCAAAAAAATCCCTAAGGATTGAGGTATATATGATAATGGATTAACAATAGCCGCTCCTTGTAAACTAATTTTATCTTGTTTATTTTTATCTACTGGGATTAAGATTGAATTTTTTAAATCTGAAAGTTCAATTTTTTCCTCATACTTAAACTTTACCTCTTCTGATTTAATAGCATTACTAAGTTTTAAAATTGAAAGTGGCAATTCATTTCCATTTTTATTCATTGCTAACTTCTCTGGAACAAATTCTCTTTTAGCTATAGCGTATGCTTTAAAAAAATGCATCTTTTCATCAGGGACTTGAAATGGAGGAAATAAAAATACCATTATTGTTCCATATGATAATGCTAATAATAAAAAGACCTTTTCTCTTTTTTGAATTCTTATTAATAGTAAAGAAATTAGAATATTTCCTAAAACAACTGTTATAATTATTACTAAAAAAGATATCAGATAAGTCATATTTTTATAACCTAGATTATATAATATTCCATTGGTATCATCATTCAAGTATAAAGTAACAGAATTATTCGGAGCTCCCTCCAATGAAGTTAATTTAAAGTAATATTTCTTATTTTCCGAATTTTTTATTGGTTTAAACACAATATTAAAATTGTTATTATCTTTTAATATACTAGTATTTATTAAAACTTCTCTTACTTTCTCATCTGTTGTACCATCATATAGTTCAAATAAAATTCTATCTGTATTAATACGATTATATGTACCAAAAACAAAACCTAAACTTGTTAGATTTTTTTGATCTGGAAAAATATATTCCTTTATATCATTACCTCTATGTAATTCACCAAACACTGTATTTACTGCTTCTATATTTTTTGAATATCTTACACTTCTAATGTTAACTCTCTCTACTAAAAAAAAAGTTTCTACTATTAATATGAGTGTAAAAATCACTGCAAAAAAATTTATTTTTTTTAGACTATTAAGCTCCATAAATATTCTCCATATTTTGTTTTCATTAGCGGTTTAGCCAAACTTTCTAATTGCTCCTTTGTTATCCATCCTTTTTTATATGCTATTTCTTCGATACAAGCAACATAAAGACCTTGCCTTTTTTGTATTGCCTCTATAAAATTAGAAGCCTCTAAAAGAGATTCATGAGTTCCTGTGTCTAACCAAGCCATCCCCCTACCTAAGTTAGTAACAACTAAACTTTCTTCCAGAAGATACATTTCATTTACCGAAGTTATCTCTAACTCTCCTCTACTTGAAGGTCTCACACTCTTAGCTTTTTCAACTACTGTATTATCATAAAAGTACAACCCTGGAATTGCAAAATTAGATTTTGGTTTTTCTGGTTTTTCTTCTAAGGATATTGCTTTTCCATTTGCATTAAATTCTACTACTCCAAAAGCACTGGGGTTTTGCACTGGATAACCAAATATTCGAGCTCCTTTTTTAAGTTTGGATGCTTCTACGACCATTTCTGATAGCCCATGTCCAAAAAAAATATTATCACCTAATATTAACGCAACTTCATCATTTTTTATAAAACTTTCTCCTAAAACAAAAGCTTCTGCTAAGCCATTTGCCTCTTTCTGAATTTCATATGAAATGTTTAATCCTAATTCATTACCATCTTTTAGTAATTCTTGAAAGATTGGTAAATCATTTTCCGTGGAAATTATTAAAATTTCTCTTATTCCTGCTAACATCAAAACGGATAAAGGATAATATATCATTGGTTTGTCATATACTGGTATTATTTGTTTAGATATTACTCTTGTTATTGGATATAACCGTGTTCCTTTTCCTCCAGCTAATATTATTCCTTTCATTTTTTAACCTCCACAGATTCTTTTTCTTCTAATTCTTTTTTTAGTAATGTTAACTCTTGAATACATTTCTTTAATTTTCTAGAATTTTTTGATTGAACTATTGATAGTGAAAAAACTGTCATTATTAATAGAACACCATTTAAAAAAAATAGAGAGTTAACCTCTTCTTTAATTCCTAATAATTTGGAAATTATACCAATTAATGAAGGAAATAAAGAAAATATTAAAATCATACTAGCAGTAAAAATCCACATTAGTACATGTTTTAGATCTACTACTTTTTTTCTTATCAAATTAAATATAAAAATAAGTGCAAATAATGCAATCATAATCAATAAAATCTTTAGTCTTATAGTCATTTTCTCTCCTTAATTCGAATCTTTAAGATCTACTAAATTAACTAACAATATACTTAAACTAACTTTTATCATATAATAAACTGCTTTAAAGAAATTTATCGAAGACACACCACCAGCTCTTTCATTCATAACAACTGCTTCTTCATCAATCAAATACCTATGTTTTAGTAGGTATACAATACTTTCTGGTTCTGGATAATCTTCTGGGTAGTAGTTACAAAATTCAGAAATAATTTTTTCATTAAATATTCTAAAACCAGAAGTTGGGTCAGTAACTTTCTTTTTTGAAATTAAATAAATTAAAAATCTAAAAAATTTAATTCCTATTCTCCTACTAACTGAACTTTTAAATCCTTTTCCATTAATAAATCTTGATCCTATGACCATATCTAAATTTTCATTTTTTAGTTTTTGATACACGTTCTTTATATATTTTGCGTTATGTTGCCCATCACCATCAAATTGAATTACATATTTATACCCCTTCATCAGAGCATAACGGTAACCCGTCTGCATACATCCTCCTATGCCCAGATTAGCTACTAAATCTATCATATTAAATTTATTTTTCAAACAGATTTCTTTAGTATTATCCGTCGATCCATCATTGATTATAACATAATCATAACCGAAATTATTATTTTTCAAATCAGTAACAGCCTTTTCTATACTCGCTTCTTCATTGTATGCTGGAATTACTACTAAGATTTTATTCATTATAGTCTCCTCTTCAATAAATTTACTATTTACTCATTTTTTTAAAATACAATTATTTATTTCCTTTCTCTCTTCATCTAAAAACCATTTCCATTTATTAAAATATTTTATTCCGGATTTTATGTGTTCGATTGTCATTTTTAATGATTTAAATGATTCTTTTTTATGAATATGATATACTTCAATTTCTGGATAATAATAATTATTGTATTTATACATTCTTCTACTTAAGTCTACATCCTCTAAATACATAAAAAATTCTTCATCAAATCCTTTTTCTCTGATCAAATTTTCACTTAAACAAAACATAAAACAACCTGATAATACAGGAACTACAAATTCAGAATTATAATCTAAAAAACGCAACTCATAATCATAATTCAATTTATTAAAATATGATAACTTAAATAAAAATCTTCTACTAAATAAATTTAATGGGGTTGGTAATAGTTTACAAAGATATTGTATTTCATTAGACTCTGATAAAATTTTGGGCATTATTATTCCAAAAT of the Sebaldella sp. S0638 genome contains:
- a CDS encoding glycosyltransferase family 4 protein, coding for MKIIIWSAHFLPNLGGVERYTYHIAKEFIKNGNEVTIITSNIQGLETYEEIEGMKIIRVDVISLLNGRFPIIKSNKKNRGIIKSLKKEKFDYSIINTRFYFHSLIGAIFSKKNVKKTVLIDHGTGHFTVNNQILDFFGHIYEHLISYFVKKNVTSFYGVSLACNEWLKHFKITAKGVFYNSVDKNIEKDEYFNVKETFNLNDESILIAFTGRLIKEKGVLKIIQSFDIISRKYKNIVLFIIGDGELYDDIIKNNKNSRIFITGRMEHKKIMKLLEQSDIFILPTDFPEGLPTSVLEAGLEKCAIIATNKGGSPEVILDSEYGIILKKNNNEEIIENLEKLINSKDMRKKMAENVYKRVIENFNWENTANQILNEFNAI
- a CDS encoding DUF2142 domain-containing protein, whose protein sequence is MELNSLKKINFFAVIFTLILIVETFFLVERVNIRSVRYSKNIEAVNTVFGELHRGNDIKEYIFPDQKNLTSLGFVFGTYNRINTDRILFELYDGTTDEKVREVLINTSILKDNNNFNIVFKPIKNSENKKYYFKLTSLEGAPNNSVTLYLNDDTNGILYNLGYKNMTYLISFLVIIITVVLGNILISLLLIRIQKREKVFLLLALSYGTIMVFLFPPFQVPDEKMHFFKAYAIAKREFVPEKLAMNKNGNELPLSILKLSNAIKSEEVKFKYEEKIELSDLKNSILIPVDKNKQDKISLQGAAIVNPLSYIPQSLGIFLGETFNLPIMIIFFMSRLFNFGVWTLIMYISIKKVPKIGNILLTLALMPLSIQQGISCSPDALINAFSFLFISYMLRLYLLNEETFNWKYGLCFFLGIFMPTTIKVVYLLFILLLIGLPVKKFNGYKKYSIVIISILFFTLLVNIGWSVLSPENPVSPVGQISYLKHNIMDYIGTVYLTTREMSQFYIESSIGVLGWLDTRIPYLMIYAYIILLLIHTFSKRIMPTKDFKMNVFMILYLLGSYVGILTALYIAWTKPGEKFVDGVQGRYFFPILPILFVYISKIKLRLRVNENVLDINTGIFLNFSMAYLVLLLVSRYYI
- the rfbA gene encoding glucose-1-phosphate thymidylyltransferase RfbA, with the translated sequence MKGIILAGGKGTRLYPITRVISKQIIPVYDKPMIYYPLSVLMLAGIREILIISTENDLPIFQELLKDGNELGLNISYEIQKEANGLAEAFVLGESFIKNDEVALILGDNIFFGHGLSEMVVEASKLKKGARIFGYPVQNPSAFGVVEFNANGKAISLEEKPEKPKSNFAIPGLYFYDNTVVEKAKSVRPSSRGELEITSVNEMYLLEESLVVTNLGRGMAWLDTGTHESLLEASNFIEAIQKRQGLYVACIEEIAYKKGWITKEQLESLAKPLMKTKYGEYLWSLIV
- a CDS encoding DUF2304 domain-containing protein, which gives rise to MTIRLKILLIMIALFALIFIFNLIRKKVVDLKHVLMWIFTASMILIFSLFPSLIGIISKLLGIKEEVNSLFFLNGVLLIMTVFSLSIVQSKNSRKLKKCIQELTLLKKELEEKESVEVKK
- a CDS encoding glycosyltransferase family 2 protein, coding for MNKILVVIPAYNEEASIEKAVTDLKNNNFGYDYVIINDGSTDNTKEICLKNKFNMIDLVANLGIGGCMQTGYRYALMKGYKYVIQFDGDGQHNAKYIKNVYQKLKNENLDMVIGSRFINGKGFKSSVSRRIGIKFFRFLIYLISKKKVTDPTSGFRIFNEKIISEFCNYYPEDYPEPESIVYLLKHRYLIDEEAVVMNERAGGVSSINFFKAVYYMIKVSLSILLVNLVDLKDSN
- a CDS encoding glycosyltransferase, producing the protein MFKLVASMVIYNNSFEEIERVIKEYYSENIEQKLIVIDNTNTGYLKEKIFALEPDVDYILSENVGYGTANNIAIKKYAENSKYFLIINPDIFVSLENIKKLIKYADTKDNFGIIMPKILSESNEIQYLCKLLPTPLNLFSRRFLFKLSYFNKLNYDYELRFLDYNSEFVVPVLSGCFMFCLSENLIREKGFDEEFFMYLEDVDLSRRMYKYNNYYYPEIEVYHIHKKESFKSLKMTIEHIKSGIKYFNKWKWFLDEERKEINNCILKK